In a single window of the Bradyrhizobium sp. ORS 285 genome:
- a CDS encoding lipoprotein gives MTSARRPTSAARVLLVLGASALLLAACGRKAGLDLPANSPPAPQLSAAPTDTAMENAAKPGVFNSGYGTDGAPAASRGQKKPFFLDPLLDSK, from the coding sequence GTGACCAGCGCTCGCCGTCCAACCTCCGCCGCCCGGGTCCTGCTCGTCCTGGGCGCCTCCGCGCTCCTGCTCGCCGCCTGCGGCCGCAAGGCCGGGTTGGACCTGCCCGCCAATTCCCCGCCGGCCCCGCAGCTCTCCGCCGCGCCCACCGACACCGCGATGGAAAACGCCGCCAAGCCGGGCGTCTTCAACTCCGGCTACGGCACCGACGGCGCCCCCGCCGCCTCGCGCGGCCAGAAGAAACCTTTCTTCCTCGACCCGCTGCTGGACAGCAAATAG